A genomic window from Micromonospora violae includes:
- a CDS encoding NUDIX domain-containing protein, producing the protein MTWTEPATWYANLASFHAAAAAFITDPVGNVLLVKPTYRDHWAFPGGYVDEGEYPHDACAREVREELGISVVVGDLLVVDWAPPAGQRPRAIVSFTFDCGSIANLDGLDLPGQELEGVAFFSPREAEQRLPDNVAARVHAAMNARDLRAPLYLAGGSVISPFSRPT; encoded by the coding sequence GTGACCTGGACGGAGCCTGCCACGTGGTACGCCAACCTGGCTTCCTTCCACGCCGCCGCTGCGGCCTTCATCACCGACCCGGTCGGCAACGTGCTGCTCGTCAAACCCACGTACCGCGACCACTGGGCCTTCCCCGGCGGCTATGTCGACGAGGGTGAGTACCCACATGATGCCTGCGCCCGTGAGGTCCGTGAAGAGTTGGGGATCTCCGTGGTGGTGGGTGACCTCCTCGTAGTGGACTGGGCACCGCCCGCCGGGCAGCGGCCACGCGCGATTGTCAGCTTCACGTTCGACTGCGGGTCCATCGCCAATCTCGATGGTCTCGATCTGCCGGGACAGGAGTTGGAGGGCGTCGCCTTCTTCTCGCCGCGAGAGGCCGAGCAGCGTCTTCCCGACAATGTCGCCGCACGAGTTCATGCGGCGATGAACGCCCGTGACCTACGCGCTCCGCTGTACCTTGCTGGCGGCTCGGTCATTTCACCCTTCTCCCGGCCGACATAA
- a CDS encoding YeiH family protein has translation MTADATRTNSAARTTDATPADEVVEPSGSSTTAGPAEPTSVPRTGAFWAWTALGLLIVVGLAALTRYLEQNVPAWAEGTAVEDIGAAIEYPVYAILLGLLGNVAVTLLGWRDRIAAAFRTEFFIKTGLVLLGASINLAVIASAAGPAIAQAILLISGVFLFTWWLAGRFGLDDRLRALLASAVSICGVSAAIAAAGAVRARREQLAYTASLVIVFALPSIFILPWLADVFGLSDAVAGAWIGGNIDTTAAVTAAGALAGEEALQIASIVKVTQNALMGVVAVALTAYFTLRVERRPGAARPGLGELWTRFPKFVLGFIAASVIATWYLDAAGADGKATIAIVNDLRVWFLILAFVSIGLEVRVASLREAGWRPVAVFASATVFNLALALGLASLLFRNFSA, from the coding sequence ATGACCGCCGACGCGACCCGCACAAACAGTGCAGCCCGCACGACCGACGCCACCCCCGCCGACGAGGTGGTCGAGCCCAGCGGGTCCTCAACCACCGCCGGGCCCGCCGAGCCGACCAGCGTGCCGCGTACCGGGGCGTTCTGGGCCTGGACCGCGCTCGGCCTGCTGATCGTGGTCGGGCTCGCCGCGCTCACCCGCTACCTGGAGCAGAACGTCCCAGCCTGGGCCGAGGGCACCGCCGTCGAGGACATCGGAGCGGCGATCGAGTACCCGGTCTACGCGATCCTGCTCGGCCTGCTCGGCAACGTCGCCGTCACCCTGCTCGGGTGGCGGGACCGGATCGCCGCTGCGTTCCGGACCGAGTTCTTCATCAAGACCGGTCTGGTGCTGCTCGGGGCGTCGATCAACCTGGCCGTCATCGCCAGCGCCGCCGGCCCGGCGATCGCCCAGGCGATCCTGCTGATCAGCGGGGTCTTCCTGTTCACCTGGTGGTTGGCCGGCAGGTTCGGCCTCGACGACAGGCTGCGGGCGCTGCTCGCGTCGGCGGTGTCGATCTGCGGGGTCAGCGCGGCGATCGCCGCCGCCGGGGCGGTGCGGGCGCGCCGCGAGCAGTTGGCCTACACGGCGAGTCTGGTCATCGTCTTCGCGCTGCCGTCCATCTTCATCCTGCCCTGGCTGGCCGACGTGTTCGGGCTCTCCGACGCGGTGGCCGGCGCCTGGATCGGTGGCAACATCGACACCACGGCCGCGGTCACCGCCGCGGGAGCGCTCGCCGGTGAGGAGGCGCTCCAGATCGCCAGCATCGTCAAGGTCACCCAGAACGCCCTGATGGGTGTGGTGGCGGTCGCGCTCACCGCGTACTTCACCCTGCGGGTGGAACGACGGCCCGGCGCGGCCCGACCGGGCCTCGGTGAGCTGTGGACGCGGTTCCCGAAGTTCGTCCTGGGCTTCATCGCGGCCTCGGTCATCGCCACCTGGTACCTCGACGCGGCGGGCGCGGACGGCAAGGCCACCATCGCCATCGTCAACGACCTGCGCGTCTGGTTCCTGATCCTGGCCTTCGTCAGCATCGGCCTGGAGGTCCGGGTCGCGTCGCTGCGGGAGGCGGGTTGGCGGCCGGTGGCGGTGTTCGCCAGCGCCACCGTGTTCAACCTGGCGTTGGCGCTGGGCCTGGCGTCCCTGTTGTTCCGCAACTTCTCCGCCTGA
- a CDS encoding helix-turn-helix transcriptional regulator translates to MRSRTGGGGVSSDDIPIGRRVARWRVRRSMTQQMLADRVRRSKSWVDKVERGARTLDRYSVIQEVAHVLRVDPEVLLGQPQATPVGTPDGVDDIRAALARYDIPRVPPRTDELRRQVGHAWLTYQHAHYGQLVRVLPGLLDAAQGVRSPELLVQAYRITSSLLVKLGEADLAWLAADRAMSAAGDDPLLAATATISIAQALRACNRDHLALTATLSAANRLLPDPARPRDHEVDGPFEDQITRQPHDQRGEGRGTGTGGGGVARQRSAGEWAVGGTLLVQAALAAAGCGEHRRADELTERAAGVAARLRGYDDPHRTSFGPVAVELARVLVAAQRGDAVEALRRHSTVVRREAWRRLPAEYRGAYLVDVARAYLQVGDLRGAARALVDADSIAPGEVRCRPLARTVIADVARAQPAPAGVARLATVVGLTR, encoded by the coding sequence GTGCGGTCCCGGACCGGCGGTGGCGGCGTGAGCAGCGATGACATCCCGATCGGTCGACGGGTGGCCCGATGGAGGGTGCGGCGGTCGATGACGCAGCAGATGCTCGCGGATCGGGTGCGTAGGTCGAAGAGTTGGGTGGACAAGGTGGAGCGGGGCGCTCGCACCCTGGACCGGTACTCGGTGATTCAGGAGGTGGCCCACGTCCTGCGGGTCGACCCGGAGGTGCTGCTCGGTCAGCCGCAGGCCACTCCGGTGGGCACGCCGGACGGGGTGGACGACATCCGGGCCGCCCTTGCCCGCTACGACATCCCGCGGGTTCCACCGCGGACGGACGAGCTGCGACGGCAGGTTGGGCACGCGTGGTTGACCTATCAGCATGCGCATTACGGGCAGTTGGTGCGGGTGTTGCCGGGTCTGCTCGACGCTGCCCAGGGCGTGCGGTCGCCGGAGCTGTTGGTGCAGGCGTACCGGATCACTTCGTCGCTGCTGGTGAAGCTCGGCGAGGCCGACCTGGCCTGGCTGGCCGCCGACCGCGCGATGTCCGCCGCCGGCGACGATCCGCTGCTCGCGGCGACAGCGACCATCTCGATAGCCCAGGCGCTCCGCGCCTGCAACCGCGACCACCTAGCCCTAACCGCGACCCTGTCTGCGGCCAACCGCCTCCTCCCCGACCCAGCCCGCCCACGTGATCATGAGGTTGACGGGCCGTTTGAAGATCAAATCACCCGTCAACCTCATGATCAACGGGGCGAGGGCCGGGGCACGGGCACGGGTGGGGGCGGGGTTGCGCGTCAGCGGTCGGCGGGGGAGTGGGCGGTGGGTGGGACGTTGCTGGTGCAGGCCGCGCTTGCTGCGGCCGGGTGTGGGGAGCACCGTCGGGCGGACGAGCTGACTGAGCGGGCGGCGGGAGTCGCGGCCAGGCTGAGGGGGTACGACGATCCGCACCGCACCAGCTTTGGGCCGGTCGCCGTTGAATTGGCGCGGGTGCTCGTGGCGGCGCAACGGGGTGACGCCGTTGAGGCGCTGCGGCGGCATTCGACCGTGGTGCGGCGGGAGGCGTGGCGGCGGTTGCCGGCCGAGTATCGGGGTGCGTACCTGGTGGACGTCGCTCGGGCGTACCTCCAGGTGGGTGACCTGCGCGGGGCCGCCCGCGCGCTTGTCGACGCGGACAGCATCGCGCCGGGTGAGGTTCGGTGCCGGCCGTTGGCGCGTACCGTCATCGCCGATGTTGCTCGCGCGCAGCCGGCGCCGGCCGGCGTGGCGCGACTGGCCACGGTGGTCGGCCTCACCCGCTGA
- a CDS encoding GNAT family N-acetyltransferase — MLKPATLRSVLPGDLLLMERLWQLYRHDPSEFRDTLPDDVGLFTPGRLRTYLQDPDSAGYIICRDTRPVGFAFVSNLNIQPLRIAEFFVVRAVRRSGVGRLAAQQLFAKHRGHWEVPFQEENPGAARFWRRLAAEVCPTGYREERRAVPGKPHITPDTWLLLTEPMPAVIASSV, encoded by the coding sequence ATGCTGAAGCCTGCCACTCTTCGGTCGGTCCTGCCCGGTGACCTACTCCTCATGGAACGGCTGTGGCAGCTGTACCGGCACGACCCGTCTGAGTTCCGGGACACATTGCCGGATGACGTCGGCCTGTTCACCCCTGGCCGGCTGCGGACCTACCTCCAGGACCCCGACAGCGCCGGCTACATCATCTGTCGGGACACCCGACCCGTGGGCTTTGCATTTGTCTCCAACTTGAACATCCAGCCGCTGCGCATCGCCGAATTTTTCGTCGTGCGGGCTGTGCGCCGCTCGGGCGTCGGACGTCTCGCCGCCCAGCAGCTTTTCGCCAAACACCGAGGACACTGGGAGGTGCCATTCCAGGAAGAAAACCCTGGTGCCGCCCGCTTCTGGCGTCGGCTCGCCGCCGAGGTCTGCCCGACGGGTTACCGAGAGGAACGACGTGCTGTTCCCGGCAAACCGCACATCACTCCAGACACCTGGCTACTACTGACGGAGCCGATGCCCGCGGTGATCGCCTCTTCGGTGTGA
- a CDS encoding BTAD domain-containing putative transcriptional regulator → MTAVQFGVLGPLAVTTDAGEPVVVPGTKVRALLADLLTNRNQVVSADRLIDDLWGDDSPANPAGALQVRVSQLRKALNDAEPGARELVESRPPGYLLRADNVDADRFVELTRSTDADRLTAALALWRGDAYADLADAEFVRAEATRLAEQRLAAHERLAEARVARGEHDMVAADLAELVARHPLREGLRAVQLRALYAAGRQSEALDSYADLRDRLAEELGLDPGPELVALHRRILEQDAELSAPPKAAIIRNSLPAQLDELVGRAEAVTELRGLLPRQRLVTLVGPGGVGKTRLATEAARTRSCPDGVHLVELAPLPAGDPRIAEQVLGVLDVREAAGTTLSATDRLVAALRHRHLLLVLDNCEHVVEPVAALVARLLRDAPEVSVLATSREPLGLTGELLWEVPPLSLPEDGDVDTVRRSAAARLFAARAAAQQRGFRLDERTAPAVAQLCRRLDGLPLALELAATRVRALGVRGVVDRLDDRFRLLSTAQRDVPPRQRTLTAVIAWSWDLLDDPDQTVLARLAVFPDGCTPEAAEQVCRTDLDALARLVDRSLVVLDDSGAAPRYRLLESVAAFCLERLTDTDEVRRRHAAYYTELAERADHGLRGADQQRWLALLDAELANLRSALVHGGGLRLAVALSWYWFLRGRLTEARRALAQPGDPEQEARAAPWRVGFALMQGEAVAPDDVRAAVAAVPNSHAAWFAANAVIEHSDLALASEVLPTAVDDPWIEAAVLSSLAHIAHANGDQTTLERTATRSAALFADIGDRWGRLRATEWVGGLADMRGEHERAIALHREGLRWAEELALWPQVCAELSWLAWLAVQTRDYAQARQLAERAYSLAVEQAAPGALVFAEMSLGMAARRDGKLDLAVTHLTRLVDLGRGEDPPALYLPMVLVELGHAVEQGGDPDGALALHVEAFEAAEAMATMRDAIGPLEGMAAAVRSPEVAARLLGAAAAARLATQSPAAPAERDDTDRVTARLRAELGPEHFDALLAEGAQLSPGEARAQL, encoded by the coding sequence ATGACCGCCGTGCAGTTCGGGGTGCTCGGGCCGCTCGCCGTGACCACCGACGCCGGCGAGCCGGTGGTCGTACCCGGCACCAAGGTCCGCGCGCTGCTGGCCGACCTGCTGACCAACCGCAACCAGGTGGTCTCGGCCGACCGCCTCATCGACGACCTGTGGGGTGACGACTCCCCCGCCAACCCCGCCGGGGCCCTCCAGGTGCGGGTGTCGCAGCTGCGCAAGGCGCTCAACGACGCCGAGCCGGGTGCCCGCGAGCTGGTCGAGTCACGACCGCCCGGCTACCTGCTGCGGGCCGACAACGTCGACGCGGACCGTTTCGTCGAGCTGACCCGCAGCACCGACGCCGACCGGCTCACCGCGGCTCTCGCGTTGTGGCGCGGCGACGCGTACGCCGATCTGGCCGACGCCGAGTTCGTCCGCGCCGAGGCGACCCGCCTGGCCGAGCAGCGCCTCGCGGCGCACGAGCGACTGGCCGAGGCGCGGGTGGCCCGGGGTGAGCACGACATGGTCGCGGCCGACCTGGCCGAGCTGGTCGCCCGGCACCCGCTGCGGGAGGGCCTGCGGGCGGTGCAGCTACGCGCGCTGTACGCGGCCGGACGCCAGTCTGAGGCGCTGGACAGCTACGCCGACCTGCGCGACCGACTCGCCGAAGAGTTGGGCCTCGACCCCGGCCCGGAACTGGTCGCGCTGCACCGCAGGATCCTCGAACAGGACGCCGAACTGAGCGCGCCGCCGAAGGCCGCGATCATCCGCAACAGCCTGCCGGCCCAGCTCGACGAGTTGGTCGGGCGCGCCGAGGCGGTGACGGAGCTGCGCGGGCTGCTGCCCCGGCAACGCCTGGTGACGCTGGTCGGGCCGGGCGGTGTCGGCAAGACCCGACTGGCCACCGAGGCAGCCCGGACCCGGTCCTGCCCGGACGGCGTCCACCTGGTGGAGCTGGCGCCACTGCCGGCCGGTGACCCGCGCATCGCCGAGCAGGTCCTCGGCGTGCTGGACGTCCGGGAGGCCGCCGGCACGACCCTGTCCGCGACCGACCGCCTCGTCGCGGCCCTGCGGCACCGGCACCTGCTGCTCGTGCTGGACAACTGCGAACACGTCGTCGAACCGGTCGCCGCGCTGGTCGCCCGACTGCTGCGCGACGCGCCCGAGGTGAGCGTCCTCGCCACCAGTCGGGAGCCACTGGGCCTGACCGGGGAGCTGCTCTGGGAGGTACCCCCGCTGTCGCTGCCCGAGGACGGTGACGTGGACACGGTCCGGCGCTCGGCGGCGGCGCGTCTGTTCGCCGCCCGCGCCGCCGCCCAGCAGCGTGGATTCCGGCTGGACGAGCGGACCGCGCCGGCGGTGGCCCAGCTCTGCCGTCGCCTCGACGGCCTCCCGCTGGCCCTGGAGCTGGCCGCGACCCGGGTCCGCGCGCTGGGCGTACGCGGGGTGGTGGACCGGCTCGACGACCGGTTCCGGCTGCTCAGCACCGCCCAGCGCGACGTCCCACCGCGGCAGCGGACGTTGACCGCGGTGATCGCCTGGAGTTGGGATCTGCTGGACGACCCCGACCAGACGGTGCTCGCCCGGTTGGCGGTGTTCCCCGACGGCTGCACCCCGGAGGCCGCCGAACAGGTCTGCCGGACCGACCTGGACGCCCTCGCAAGGCTGGTGGACCGGTCCCTGGTGGTACTGGACGACTCCGGGGCGGCCCCCCGCTACCGGCTGCTCGAATCCGTCGCCGCGTTCTGCCTCGAGCGTCTGACCGACACCGACGAGGTACGCCGACGGCACGCCGCCTACTACACCGAACTGGCCGAGCGCGCCGACCACGGGCTGCGCGGGGCCGATCAGCAACGCTGGCTCGCGCTGCTCGACGCCGAACTGGCGAACCTGCGGTCGGCTCTGGTGCACGGTGGCGGGCTGCGCCTCGCGGTCGCGCTGAGCTGGTACTGGTTTCTGCGTGGCCGGCTCACCGAGGCACGGCGCGCGCTGGCCCAGCCTGGTGATCCGGAGCAGGAGGCCCGCGCGGCCCCCTGGCGGGTCGGCTTCGCCCTGATGCAGGGCGAGGCGGTCGCGCCGGACGATGTGCGCGCCGCGGTCGCCGCCGTTCCGAATAGTCACGCCGCGTGGTTCGCGGCGAACGCGGTGATCGAGCACAGCGACCTGGCCCTGGCATCGGAGGTGCTGCCCACCGCCGTCGACGATCCGTGGATCGAGGCCGCGGTGCTCTCCTCCCTGGCCCACATCGCGCACGCCAACGGTGATCAGACCACCCTGGAGCGCACCGCGACCCGCAGCGCCGCGCTCTTCGCCGACATCGGCGATCGGTGGGGTCGGCTCCGGGCGACGGAGTGGGTGGGTGGGTTGGCCGACATGCGCGGTGAGCACGAGCGGGCCATCGCGCTGCACCGGGAAGGGCTGCGCTGGGCCGAGGAGTTGGCGCTGTGGCCGCAGGTCTGCGCCGAGCTGTCCTGGCTGGCCTGGCTCGCCGTGCAGACCCGCGACTACGCCCAGGCCCGGCAACTGGCCGAACGCGCCTACAGCCTGGCGGTCGAGCAGGCCGCACCCGGTGCGCTGGTCTTCGCGGAGATGAGCCTGGGTATGGCCGCTCGCCGCGACGGCAAGCTCGATCTGGCCGTCACGCACCTCACCCGCCTCGTCGACCTGGGTCGGGGCGAGGACCCGCCGGCGCTGTACCTGCCGATGGTGCTGGTCGAGTTGGGCCACGCGGTCGAGCAGGGCGGTGACCCGGACGGGGCGCTGGCCCTGCACGTCGAGGCGTTCGAGGCCGCCGAGGCGATGGCGACGATGCGGGACGCGATCGGCCCGCTGGAGGGGATGGCGGCGGCGGTCCGCTCCCCCGAGGTCGCGGCCCGACTGCTGGGTGCGGCGGCCGCCGCCCGGCTCGCCACGCAGTCCCCCGCCGCGCCGGCCGAACGCGACGACACCGACCGGGTGACCGCGCGACTGCGCGCCGAGCTCGGGCCGGAACACTTCGACGCGCTGCTCGCCGAGGGCGCGCAGCTGAGCCCGGGCGAGGCCCGGGCTCAGCTCTGA
- a CDS encoding alpha/beta fold hydrolase, whose protein sequence is MDIYHETHGNGEGRPLVLIHGALSGIGTSFGTILPLLAKNRRVIAVELQAHGRTPDVDRPLTVEHFAADVVEVLDRLGVGRADVYGWSMGAAVGLRLGTHHADRVGRLVLASVSFDEDGLHPGLLDGIQDLQPEHLHGSEFHEEYLRTAPDPAGWATLVTKMKVLDAKLPCWTPEQIRALAAPTMIVLADADIVQPEHAVRMFRLLGGAVPGDLTGLPACRLAILPGTTHTTIPQRADWLAPMIDEFLAEDGPEA, encoded by the coding sequence ATGGACATCTACCACGAGACGCACGGCAATGGTGAGGGTCGACCGCTGGTGCTGATCCACGGCGCGCTCTCCGGCATCGGTACGTCGTTCGGCACGATCCTGCCGCTGCTGGCGAAGAACCGGCGGGTGATCGCGGTCGAGTTGCAGGCCCACGGGCGTACGCCCGACGTGGACCGTCCACTGACCGTGGAGCACTTCGCCGCCGACGTGGTCGAGGTGCTCGACCGGCTGGGCGTGGGGCGGGCGGACGTGTACGGCTGGAGCATGGGCGCGGCGGTCGGGCTGCGTCTCGGCACCCACCACGCCGACCGGGTGGGCCGGCTGGTGCTCGCCTCGGTGAGCTTCGACGAGGACGGCCTGCATCCCGGGCTGCTCGACGGGATCCAGGACCTGCAACCGGAGCACCTGCACGGTTCGGAGTTCCACGAGGAGTACCTGCGGACCGCGCCGGACCCGGCGGGCTGGGCGACCCTGGTCACCAAGATGAAGGTCCTCGACGCGAAACTGCCGTGCTGGACGCCGGAGCAGATCCGCGCGTTGGCCGCACCCACCATGATCGTGCTGGCCGACGCCGACATCGTCCAACCCGAACACGCGGTGCGGATGTTCCGGCTGCTCGGCGGCGCGGTGCCCGGCGACCTGACCGGCCTGCCGGCGTGCCGGCTGGCGATCCTGCCCGGCACCACCCACACCACGATCCCGCAGCGCGCCGACTGGCTGGCCCCGATGATCGACGAGTTCCTGGCCGAGGACGGGCCGGAGGCATAG
- a CDS encoding discoidin domain-containing protein, with translation MAVSRRRFVTSVLAGSALAAASTTELFARPAHAASPPGDVVGKVTVGYQGWFSAPGDGAPIGGWWHWGRDRFQPPSPANTTIVSWPDTREYTRSYPTAYPNLGNGQAATLFSSYDQQTVDTHFRWMQEYGCDTAALQRFNPMGDEGPTRDAMAQKVRSAAERHGRKFYIMYDVTDWLSFQSEIKTDWTTKMVAHTASSAYARQNGKPVVCIWGFGFSEPSRPFTPGPCLEVVNWFKAQGCYVIGGVPTWWRQGIEDSRPGFLDVYHAFHAISPWMVYRTTTLEGLDSYYHNVNIGDLADCAAHGIDYLPCVMPGDLAGGHRRHGDFYWRHIYNMVRLGSQGLYVSMFDEYNEGNQIAKTSETQATTPAGANIRALDEDGVACSADYYLRITADGGRMLKGQLALTAVRPTPPMVGTPPPTGSDLAAGRSTSASSQNGPFLASNAVDSDAGSYWESTNGAFPHWWQVDLGASHQVNKLVVRLPAGWGARTQTITVQGSVDGDSFSTIAAASAYTFDPGTGNTVTRTLTTTTTRYVRLSIAGNTGWPAGQLAKVEVYAGSTVPDNPPTAPSGLTVTGKTSTSVSLTWTASTDDTRVTGYQVRQGGTVVATVTGTTATVSGLSPSTAYTFTVVARDAAGNTSGASNAVTVTTDAAANADLARGRPTSESSHVQSYGSGNVVDGDANSYWESANNAFPQWVQVDLGASRTVGRVVLKLPPSSAWATRTQTLLVQGSADGGSFSTLVGSAGRTFDPATGNEVALTFTAAQTRYVRITVTGNTGWPAGQLSTLEVYAS, from the coding sequence ATGGCGGTGTCCCGCCGCAGGTTCGTCACATCGGTGCTGGCCGGGTCCGCCCTCGCCGCAGCCTCCACCACTGAGCTGTTCGCCCGCCCGGCGCACGCCGCCAGCCCTCCGGGGGACGTGGTCGGCAAGGTGACCGTCGGCTACCAGGGCTGGTTCAGCGCCCCCGGCGACGGGGCGCCGATCGGCGGGTGGTGGCACTGGGGCCGCGACCGGTTCCAGCCGCCGTCGCCCGCCAACACCACAATCGTGTCCTGGCCGGACACGCGCGAGTACACGCGCAGCTATCCCACCGCGTACCCCAACCTGGGCAACGGCCAGGCAGCCACCCTCTTCTCCTCGTACGACCAGCAGACGGTGGACACCCACTTCCGCTGGATGCAGGAGTACGGCTGCGACACCGCCGCGCTGCAACGGTTCAACCCGATGGGCGACGAGGGCCCGACCCGCGACGCGATGGCACAGAAGGTGCGCTCCGCCGCCGAACGCCACGGCCGCAAGTTCTACATCATGTACGACGTCACCGACTGGCTGAGCTTCCAGTCGGAGATCAAGACCGACTGGACGACGAAGATGGTGGCGCACACCGCGTCGTCGGCGTACGCCCGACAGAACGGCAAACCCGTCGTCTGCATCTGGGGCTTCGGCTTCAGCGAGCCCAGCCGCCCCTTCACCCCCGGGCCCTGCCTGGAGGTCGTCAACTGGTTCAAGGCGCAGGGCTGCTACGTCATCGGCGGCGTGCCCACCTGGTGGCGGCAGGGCATCGAGGACTCCCGCCCCGGCTTCCTCGACGTCTACCACGCCTTCCACGCGATCTCACCGTGGATGGTCTACCGGACCACCACCCTGGAGGGCCTTGACTCGTACTACCACAACGTCAACATCGGCGACCTGGCCGACTGCGCGGCGCACGGCATCGACTACCTGCCCTGCGTGATGCCCGGCGACCTCGCCGGAGGGCACCGCCGGCACGGCGACTTCTACTGGCGGCACATCTACAACATGGTCCGGCTCGGCTCCCAGGGCCTCTACGTGTCCATGTTCGACGAGTACAACGAGGGCAACCAGATCGCCAAGACGTCCGAGACCCAGGCCACCACCCCGGCCGGCGCGAACATCCGGGCCCTGGACGAGGACGGCGTCGCCTGCTCCGCCGACTACTACCTGCGGATCACCGCCGACGGCGGCCGGATGCTCAAGGGTCAACTCGCCCTCACCGCCGTCCGCCCCACACCGCCGATGGTCGGCACCCCACCCCCGACCGGCAGCGACCTCGCCGCCGGCCGGTCCACCTCGGCCAGCAGCCAGAACGGCCCGTTCCTGGCGTCGAACGCGGTGGACTCCGATGCCGGCAGCTACTGGGAGAGCACCAACGGCGCGTTCCCCCACTGGTGGCAGGTCGACCTCGGCGCCAGCCACCAGGTCAACAAGCTGGTGGTGCGGCTGCCCGCCGGCTGGGGCGCACGCACCCAGACCATCACCGTGCAGGGCAGCGTCGACGGCGACTCCTTCTCGACCATCGCCGCGGCCTCCGCGTACACCTTCGACCCGGGCACCGGCAACACCGTCACCCGCACCCTGACGACCACCACCACCCGCTACGTCCGGCTCAGCATCGCCGGCAACACCGGCTGGCCGGCGGGCCAGCTCGCCAAAGTCGAGGTGTACGCCGGCAGCACCGTCCCGGACAACCCACCGACCGCGCCGAGCGGCCTCACCGTCACCGGCAAGACCTCGACGAGCGTGTCCCTGACCTGGACGGCCTCCACGGACGACACCAGGGTGACCGGCTACCAGGTACGCCAGGGCGGCACTGTGGTCGCCACCGTCACCGGCACCACGGCGACGGTGAGCGGGCTCAGCCCGTCCACCGCGTACACGTTCACGGTCGTCGCGCGCGACGCCGCCGGCAACACCTCCGGCGCGTCCAACGCGGTCACCGTCACTACGGACGCCGCAGCCAACGCGGACCTCGCCCGGGGTCGACCGACGTCGGAGAGCAGTCATGTCCAGAGCTACGGGTCGGGCAACGTGGTCGACGGTGACGCGAACAGCTACTGGGAGAGCGCCAACAACGCGTTCCCGCAGTGGGTCCAGGTCGACCTGGGTGCGTCGCGCACGGTCGGGCGGGTGGTGCTGAAGCTGCCGCCATCATCGGCCTGGGCCACGCGGACGCAGACCTTGTTGGTGCAGGGGAGTGCCGACGGGGGAAGCTTCAGCACGCTCGTCGGCTCGGCCGGGCGGACCTTCGACCCGGCGACTGGCAATGAGGTGGCGCTGACCTTCACCGCAGCTCAGACCCGCTACGTGCGGATCACCGTCACGGGTAACACGGGGTGGCCGGCTGGGCAGTTGTCGACGCTCGAGGTCTACGCCAGCTGA
- a CDS encoding HAD family hydrolase, giving the protein MSRPVIFDLFHTLVHGADDERDRVVGEMALVVGVAPAALVAAYHATWRDRLVRWDVEETVRILAGRLGGTPTDEQVTRAGGHRRALARRVLGTVSTATLDVLDALRDDGRSLALISNATSETAEAWPQSPLARRFDVAVFSCEVGLAKPHPAIYRIAAERLGVAPAECVFVGDGADGELAGAAAVGMNVLRTTEHNDTDPSWGGRAFATLGDLPALLRESAGLSSASTSDGRVG; this is encoded by the coding sequence ATGTCCCGACCGGTGATCTTCGACCTCTTCCATACCCTGGTTCACGGTGCCGATGACGAGCGTGACCGGGTAGTTGGCGAGATGGCGCTCGTGGTCGGGGTGGCTCCGGCCGCGCTGGTCGCCGCGTACCACGCCACCTGGCGTGACCGGCTGGTCCGGTGGGACGTGGAGGAGACCGTCCGCATTCTCGCCGGACGCCTTGGCGGCACGCCAACCGACGAACAGGTGACACGGGCCGGTGGACATCGGCGAGCCCTCGCGCGTCGGGTGCTGGGTACTGTCTCGACCGCCACCCTGGACGTGCTTGACGCGCTGCGCGACGACGGGCGTTCGCTGGCCCTTATCAGCAACGCCACCTCGGAGACCGCCGAGGCATGGCCGCAAAGCCCTCTTGCCCGCCGCTTCGACGTCGCGGTCTTCTCCTGCGAAGTCGGACTGGCCAAGCCCCACCCGGCGATCTATCGCATTGCCGCTGAGCGGTTGGGCGTCGCGCCGGCAGAGTGCGTCTTCGTCGGTGACGGCGCAGACGGCGAACTGGCCGGCGCGGCAGCGGTCGGTATGAACGTGCTTCGTACCACTGAGCACAACGACACCGATCCGAGCTGGGGCGGACGTGCGTTCGCTACCCTTGGCGACCTACCCGCCCTGCTGCGCGAATCGGCCGGTCTAAGTTCCGCTTCAACGTCTGACGGTCGGGTTGGGTGA